A DNA window from Pseudomonas wuhanensis contains the following coding sequences:
- a CDS encoding DUF2782 domain-containing protein, whose amino-acid sequence MRTLNRLLLAGLFAITPLAAMAADDAPSADPDVTIRTEGDKTIQEYRQNGFLYAIKVTPKVGKPYFLVRADGSDGNFIRSDQPDMLIPSWKIFEW is encoded by the coding sequence ATGCGCACACTAAATCGCTTGTTGCTGGCTGGCTTGTTCGCAATCACTCCTTTGGCTGCCATGGCCGCGGATGACGCGCCCTCGGCAGACCCGGATGTAACAATCCGCACGGAAGGTGACAAAACCATTCAGGAGTATCGGCAAAATGGTTTTTTGTATGCCATCAAGGTGACCCCGAAAGTCGGTAAACCGTATTTCCTTGTGCGCGCTGATGGCTCGGACGGTAACTTCATCCGCTCGGATCAGCCGGATATGTTGATTCCGTCGTGGAAAATATTCGAGTGGTAA